The nucleotide sequence AGCATCTCGATGGGATTTCCGACAAGGACATTGCCGGTTTGAACATTCCCACCGGAATCCCATTGGTCTATCACCTCGATGCCAACCTCAAGCCGACTAATCCGGGCGGCACCTACCTTGACCCAGAAGCGGCCGCCGCCTCGATCGCCGCTGTCGCCAACCAAGGCAAGAAGTAGGCCTCTTTGGTCGGTTTGACCTGCTAGTTCACCTCGACTCGTGAGCTGGTCAAGTCCACTTCGTGCTAGACTTGGCCAGTTCGCGAGAGGGGAAGTACCCAAAAACATGGCATTCGCTGTTGGAGAGACCGTCGTTTATCCTCACCACGGAGCGGCTCTAATAGAAGACATAACCACCCGCACCATCAGGGGCGTATCTAGGACCTATCTGAAGCTGCGTGTAACCCAAGGCGATTTGACCATTGAGGTGCCGGCCGAGAACGTTGAGCTAGTTGGCGTACGCGATGTGGTTGGGCCAGAGGGTCTTGAGCAGGTTTTCTCGGTGTTACAGGCCAATGTTCGCGAAGAACCAACTAACTGGTCCAGGCGCTATAAGGCCAATGTCGAGAAAATCGCCTCAGGCGACGTCATCAAAGTGGCTGAGGTGGTCCGTGACCTGTCCCGGCGCGACACCAACCGCGGCCTTTCGGCAGGAGAAAAGCGCATGCTGGCCCGGGCCCGGCAAATCCTGGTCTCCGAACTGGCCTTGGCGGACAAAACCGACGAGGAGGCGGCAGAGCGTCGCCTAGATGAGGTTCTGGCCGTCACGGTGGCATGAGCTACCGGACCGGCATTGGCTTTGATGCCCATCGTCTAGCCGCTGATGCGCGCCCGCTCCATTTGGCGCTGCTGCAATGGCCCGGCCAACCCGGCCTTGAGGGCCACTCCGACGGTGACGTCGTGGCCCATGCTCTAGTTGACGCCATCGCCTCTGCCGGCTGCCTTGGAGACATAGGTGAGCTTTTCGGCAGCGCCGACCCGCGGCATCGGGCGGCCAACTCGGCTCTCTTCTTAGAAGGCGTCCTTGATGAATTGACTCAGGCCGGCTACAGCCTGGTCAACGCCGCCGTCCAGCTGATTGGTAATCAACCCCAAATCGCTCAGCGCCGGGGCGAGGCCGAGGCCGCGCTGAGCCAGGCCGTTGGGGCGCCGGTCTCGCTCAGCGCCACCACCACCGATTCGATGGGCTTCACTGGTCGAGGCGAGGGGCTGGCCGCCATCGCCACCTGTCTGGTCCAGGCCAGCTAAGAAAAGGTAGATTTTCGCCATGGCCTTGAAGCTGTACGACACCGCCACCGGCGCGCCGCGGGACTTCGCGCCCCTGCAAAGCGGCCGAGTTGGCATCTACCAGTGCGGCGCCACCGTGCAAGGGCCGCCGCATGTTGGCCATCTGCGCCCGGCAGTTGTCTTCGACGTGCTGCGACGCTGGCTCGAACGCCAGGTGGGAGAAGTCACGTTTATCCGCAACGTGACAGACATAGACGACAAGATCCTGGCCAAAGCCAGCCAGGCTGGCCAGCCCTGGTGGGCTTGGGCCCATCGCTTCGAGCGCGAATTCACCGCCGCCTACCAGGCCCTGGGCGTGGCCCCTCCCAGCTATGAGCCGCGGGCCACCGGGCATGTGCCGGAAATGATTGCCTTCATCGATCGTCTAATCGAGCGCGGGCACGCCTATACGGGCGAGGTTGGCAACGTTTACTTTGACGTCGCCTCGTTTGGGGCATATGGCGAGCTGACCCACCAGCGTGTGGTTGATATGGCGCCGGCCGATGACGGTAACGTCACCGACAAGCGTTCCCCCCATGACTTTGCCTTGTGGAAGGCCTCAAAACCAGGTGAAGAGGACGCCTCATGGGCCACGCCTTGGGGGCGCGGGCGGCCCGGCTGGCATTTGGAGTGCTCAACTATGG is from Micrococcales bacterium and encodes:
- a CDS encoding CarD family transcriptional regulator: MAFAVGETVVYPHHGAALIEDITTRTIRGVSRTYLKLRVTQGDLTIEVPAENVELVGVRDVVGPEGLEQVFSVLQANVREEPTNWSRRYKANVEKIASGDVIKVAEVVRDLSRRDTNRGLSAGEKRMLARARQILVSELALADKTDEEAAERRLDEVLAVTVA
- the ispF gene encoding 2-C-methyl-D-erythritol 2,4-cyclodiphosphate synthase; protein product: MSYRTGIGFDAHRLAADARPLHLALLQWPGQPGLEGHSDGDVVAHALVDAIASAGCLGDIGELFGSADPRHRAANSALFLEGVLDELTQAGYSLVNAAVQLIGNQPQIAQRRGEAEAALSQAVGAPVSLSATTTDSMGFTGRGEGLAAIATCLVQAS